The Microcoleus sp. FACHB-831 sequence TTGAATGCCGCGCGATCGCATTCGATATTTTGAATTTTCTACTATTTGATAGAGTTTATAATAAGCTATTTACTTAATTTGAGATGCATCCTATTTCCACCGTCAGTGTAACTGTTCCCGCTACTACGGCTAACTTGGGGCCTGGTTTCGATTGTATAGGGGCAGCTTTAACGTTGCACAACCAGTTTAAGTTCACCCGACTCGACACACTGAAGGGAGCATCTGCGACTTCCCAAGCGGGGGAAAGAGGGGGAGCAATCATCACGGTTACAGATTCAAAGTTAGGGGAAATACCCTGCGGTTGGCCAGAGCAAGTTAATACTGACGCTGATAATCTGGTCTATAAGGCGTTTTTGAAGTTGTACAAACATCTGGGAAAGACGCCGCCGCCAGTCCAAATTGAGATTAATTTAGGCATCCCCTTGGCTAGAGGGTTGGGTAGTTCCGCGACGGCGATCGCTGGTGGGTTAGTTGGTGCTAACTTATTGGCTGGTTCACCTTTGAGCCAAACTCAGGTAATGGAATTAGCGATCGCTATCGAAGGACATCCTGATAATGTAGTTCCCGCACTGTTAGGGGGTTGTCGTCTCGCTGCTACTGGTTTGGCGGCACAACAGTGGGAAATATGCGATATTACCTGGCATCCTGATATTGTGCCCGTCGTTGCAATTCCAGATTTTGAACTATCGACAGGAGAAGCGCGGCGCGTTTTACCAGTCCAATACACTCGTGCAGATGCTATTTTCAATACGGCACATC is a genomic window containing:
- the thrB gene encoding homoserine kinase, which gives rise to MHPISTVSVTVPATTANLGPGFDCIGAALTLHNQFKFTRLDTLKGASATSQAGERGGAIITVTDSKLGEIPCGWPEQVNTDADNLVYKAFLKLYKHLGKTPPPVQIEINLGIPLARGLGSSATAIAGGLVGANLLAGSPLSQTQVMELAIAIEGHPDNVVPALLGGCRLAATGLAAQQWEICDITWHPDIVPVVAIPDFELSTGEARRVLPVQYTRADAIFNTAHLGLLVRGLETGKVDWLRTALQDKIHQPYRKALIPGYDAVYSAALSAGAFGMVISGAGPTVLALASLATASAVALAMADAWNNEGIKAEARSLSIDTGGATSTAETGK